GTCGGCTTCCCGCTGTGCATGATCGCGTTCGGACCGTCGAGCCTCACGCCCACGACCATCGCGACGATTCTCGTGGTCTGCGTGCTGTTCGCCATTGCGATCGTGCTGATCGAAACGGGCCTGCAAAGCGAGCGGCGTCCGCACCGGCTCGCCATCAAGGTCGTACGCTCGCTACTGCGCAATCCGTTGCTGGTTGCGCCGGCGCTGGGGGCGGTCGTTTCCGCAGCACATGTCACGCTGCCCGCGAGCGCGGAGACGTTCCTCAAGCTGCTGGGAGGCGCTGCGAGTCCGTGCGCGCTCGTCAGCCTCGGCCTCTTTCTTGCCGAGCGCCGTGCCAGTGGCGACGCGCCGCGCGAGTCGTCGTGGTGGCTCACGCTCTCCAAGCTTGTCGCGCAGCCGCTCATCACCTGGTGGCTGGCCGAGCGCGTATTCGGGCTGTCCGACCAGCTCGTGGAAATTGCGGTGCTGCTCGCGGCGCTGCCCACGGGCACCGGCCCGTTCATGCTCGCCGAGTACTACCGCCGCGAGGCGCACGTGACTTCGCGCACCATTTTGCATTCCACTCTCGGCTCGCTCGTCACGCTCACGCTGATCCTGCTGCATCTGCACCACGGCTGAAAGCCGGCGTGGCACGGTGCTTGCTGGCATGAAAGCCTCAACCATCGATCAGGAGAATCGACGATGAACTGGCTACGACGCTTAAGCGCCGCGCGCGCTTCACTCGTCATTACCGTCGTGCTCACTGCGGCGGGTACGGGAGCCTGCACGCTCGGCGGCGCCGCTGCGGGCGGCTACGTCGGCAACCGGGCCACCAACGGCAGCGCGGTCGGTACTGTTGGCGGCGCCGTGGCCGGCGGCGTGATCGGGCATGAACTGAGCAAGTAAGCGAAGCCTCGCGCGCATAGAGTTACATGGGTCGCCCGCTGCAGCGAGCCCACCCATGAATTCCCTCGCGTTTACTTCACCGCGCCAAGCGCGAGCCCCTTCACCATATAGCGCTGCAGCCAGGCGAAGACGACGGAAACCGGCAGCGTGGCCGCGAGTGTCGCCGCCATGACGAGCTGCCATTCCACGGTGTACTTGCCGGCCACCATGTCGGTGACCTGCACCGTGAGCGTCTTGTTCTCGGGCGAGCGGATCAGTGTGTAGACCACGGCGAATTCGTTCCACGCGCTGATGAACGTGAAGATCGCCGTGACCACCACAGCCGGCACCGCGAGCGGCAGGAACACGCGGAACACGGCGCCGGTGCGGCTGCAGCCTTCGAGCCATGCCGATTCTTCCAGATCGCGCGGCACGGTCTGGAAATACGACGAAAGCATCCACACAGCAAAGGCAATGTTGAACGCGGCGTACGAGACGATCACACCGATCTTCGAATCGACGAGATTGCCGTCGCCATACGGAATCATCGCGGCGAGCCGGAACAGGCCGACCACGAGCAGAATGGGCGAGAGCATCTGCGTGACGAGCAGGAACTGGCGGTACACGCCGCGCCCGCGGAACGGGAAGCGCGCGAGCGCGTAGGCGGCCGGCAGGCTCACGGCGAGCGCGAGCGCCGTGGAAAGACAGCTCACCACAATGCTGTTGCGAAGCGCGACGCCAAAGTTCGCGGCCTGCCACATGTCGACGTAGTTCTGCCAGCGCCACTGCATGGGCAGCCAGCGCGCCGGATACACGAACACTTCCGAAGCCGGCTTGAACGAGGTGAAGAACATTACCGCGAACGGGAACAGCACGGCCACGACGAGCGGCGAGAGCGCGAGCCAGCACCAGATCGAGCGTTTGAGCTTGCGGTTCATGCGAGGTCTCCTTCGGCGCCGCCGCGTTTGGCCTGCAAGCGCAGGTAGACCACCGAGAACGCGAAGAGGATCACGAGCATGATGAGCGAGACGGCGGCGGCTTCGCCTGGTCGTCCTAACCGGAAACCGAGTTCGTAAAGGTACGTGACGAGAATATGCGTGCTGTCATCGGGGCCGCCTTGCGTCATGACCCAGATGATCGGGAACGAGTTGAACACGTAGATCACATTGAGCAGGATCGCCATGTTGATGAACGGCTTGAGCAGCGGCAGCGTGAGCTGGCGGAACTGCTGCCAGGCGCTCGCGCCGTCGATGCGCGCGGCTTCGTAGATATCGCCCGGCACAGAGG
The nucleotide sequence above comes from Paraburkholderia flagellata. Encoded proteins:
- a CDS encoding glycine zipper 2TM domain-containing protein, translated to MNWLRRLSAARASLVITVVLTAAGTGACTLGGAAAGGYVGNRATNGSAVGTVGGAVAGGVIGHELSK
- a CDS encoding AEC family transporter, whose amino-acid sequence is MLSAVSILLPVFGLIFAGFACRRTNVLGPAAASELNRFVVWLALPALLFDILAHATWHELYQPAFVAAFGLAGIAVFVAVVGVRVFLGRPLADASIDGLAAAYPNTGYVGFPLCMIAFGPSSLTPTTIATILVVCVLFAIAIVLIETGLQSERRPHRLAIKVVRSLLRNPLLVAPALGAVVSAAHVTLPASAETFLKLLGGAASPCALVSLGLFLAERRASGDAPRESSWWLTLSKLVAQPLITWWLAERVFGLSDQLVEIAVLLAALPTGTGPFMLAEYYRREAHVTSRTILHSTLGSLVTLTLILLHLHHG
- a CDS encoding carbohydrate ABC transporter permease, translated to MNRKLKRSIWCWLALSPLVVAVLFPFAVMFFTSFKPASEVFVYPARWLPMQWRWQNYVDMWQAANFGVALRNSIVVSCLSTALALAVSLPAAYALARFPFRGRGVYRQFLLVTQMLSPILLVVGLFRLAAMIPYGDGNLVDSKIGVIVSYAAFNIAFAVWMLSSYFQTVPRDLEESAWLEGCSRTGAVFRVFLPLAVPAVVVTAIFTFISAWNEFAVVYTLIRSPENKTLTVQVTDMVAGKYTVEWQLVMAATLAATLPVSVVFAWLQRYMVKGLALGAVK